The Bacteroidota bacterium genome contains the following window.
AAACGGCAAGCGGTCTTTACATCCCTGACGCGGCAAAAGAAAAGCCACAGCGTGGCAAAGTCGTATCAGTAGGCCCGGGCCGTGTCGAGAATGGCACCAAAATCGACATGACCGTAAAACCAAATGATGTAGTGCTGTACGGCAAATACGCCGGCACCGAGATCAACGTAGGCGAAGAAGACCTGCTGATCATGCGCGAGACGGACATCCTGGGTATCGT
Protein-coding sequences here:
- a CDS encoding co-chaperone GroES, with protein sequence MGKITPLGDRVVVRPEAAEEKTASGLYIPDAAKEKPQRGKVVSVGPGRVENGTKIDMTVKPNDVVLYGKYAGTEINVGEEDLLIMRETDILGIVG